The Anaerolineae bacterium genome has a segment encoding these proteins:
- a CDS encoding nucleoside deaminase, with the protein MTTSADEHFLRLTFKLALKARQHGADPFGAVLVHDGTVVAQDRDRSVEASDPTYHAELAVISAYCRENHAFSLEGFTLYASVEPCMMCAGAIYWARISRVVFGAPQTVLQQMTGGTPKPSCESILNMGGKRRVEVVGPLLLDEALAVFEGYVWTPRLARHRQLFGTGLS; encoded by the coding sequence ATGACGACAAGCGCGGATGAGCACTTTCTGCGGCTGACGTTCAAGCTGGCTCTTAAAGCTCGCCAGCACGGGGCTGACCCATTCGGCGCAGTGCTGGTGCACGACGGCACCGTGGTGGCCCAGGATCGCGACCGCAGTGTTGAAGCTTCTGACCCGACCTACCATGCCGAACTGGCCGTGATCAGCGCCTACTGCCGGGAGAATCACGCTTTCTCTCTGGAGGGCTTTACCCTATACGCCAGCGTCGAGCCGTGCATGATGTGCGCCGGCGCGATCTACTGGGCGCGCATCTCCCGCGTGGTCTTCGGGGCGCCGCAGACCGTCCTCCAGCAGATGACGGGCGGCACACCCAAGCCATCCTGCGAGAGCATCCTGAACATGGGCGGCAAGCGGCGGGTGGAGGTTGTAGGGCCTCTCCTGCTGGATGAAGCCCTGGCCGTCTTTGAAGGCTACGTCTGGACGCCCCGCCTGGCCCGTCACCGCCAGCTCTTCGGGACTGGCCTGTCCTGA
- a CDS encoding glycosyltransferase, whose protein sequence is MKLLIVASSLDLQQPFSSTPSWWQLLKGLYEIGVELVVTTYQGPAIETLWWQAVPNPVKRQGDLFKALRDAAHRLPRISGTPPVRTPAAGQPESLSERLIRRAAQTLIAPRWRAVLDRLLTEQPDIDALLFLTIPLNHVAGVPAYLIAKHGKPVFFYDGDLPASLPQFRGFATGFRIYQGADPGEYTAVLGSSVGALEHLTALGARHVHTLHYAADPDIWSPLEVPQDIDVFFYGHGAEYREDWIRAMIAEPSRALPERRFAVRGTALGDLGRAERLPYLSFSKLRQYACRSRINLLITRQAHASVYASSNARPFELAALGACMVSSPYSGLETWFEPEKEVIILASAEEATERIAWLLDHEAARAAIGAAARARFLKEHTYRHRAQALVAIIRQYL, encoded by the coding sequence ATGAAACTCCTGATCGTCGCCTCATCCCTCGATCTCCAGCAACCGTTCAGCAGCACACCGTCGTGGTGGCAGTTGCTCAAGGGACTGTATGAGATCGGCGTTGAGCTGGTCGTGACCACCTATCAGGGTCCGGCCATCGAAACGCTGTGGTGGCAGGCCGTCCCCAATCCGGTCAAGCGCCAGGGCGACCTGTTCAAGGCGCTGCGCGATGCCGCCCACCGCCTGCCGCGAATCAGTGGGACACCACCCGTCAGGACTCCCGCCGCCGGGCAACCGGAATCGCTCAGCGAGCGCCTGATCCGCCGGGCGGCGCAAACGCTGATCGCCCCCCGCTGGCGGGCGGTACTCGACCGGCTGCTGACTGAGCAGCCAGACATCGACGCCCTGCTCTTCCTGACCATCCCGCTCAATCACGTGGCCGGCGTGCCAGCCTACCTGATCGCAAAGCACGGCAAGCCGGTGTTCTTCTACGATGGCGACCTGCCGGCCAGCCTGCCGCAGTTCAGGGGCTTCGCTACCGGCTTCCGCATCTACCAGGGGGCTGACCCCGGCGAGTACACGGCGGTACTGGGCAGCTCGGTCGGGGCGCTGGAACATCTGACCGCCCTCGGGGCGCGCCATGTCCACACCCTACATTACGCCGCCGACCCGGACATCTGGTCGCCGCTGGAAGTTCCGCAGGACATCGATGTCTTCTTCTACGGTCACGGGGCGGAATACCGCGAGGACTGGATCCGGGCCATGATCGCGGAGCCGTCGCGGGCGCTGCCGGAGCGGCGCTTTGCCGTGCGCGGCACAGCGCTGGGTGATCTGGGCCGCGCCGAACGGTTGCCCTACCTCTCCTTCAGCAAGCTACGCCAGTACGCCTGCCGCAGCCGGATCAACCTGCTGATCACCCGCCAGGCCCACGCCAGCGTCTATGCCAGCAGCAACGCCCGCCCCTTTGAGCTGGCCGCGCTGGGCGCGTGCATGGTTTCCAGCCCCTACAGCGGGCTGGAAACGTGGTTCGAGCCGGAAAAGGAAGTGATCATCCTGGCCAGCGCGGAGGAAGCAACAGAGCGTATCGCCTGGCTGCTGGATCACGAGGCAGCGCGGGCGGCGATCGGGGCGGCGGCGCGAGCACGCTTCCTCAAAGAGCACACTTATCGTCACCGGGCGCAGGCGCTGGTTGCAATCATCCGCCAGTACCTGTAA
- a CDS encoding glycosyltransferase family 4 protein, with product MNVLMISLSDDVLDGLQSEVYRRHERYGEVAGHLTMIVYTTRRPVVSPIFSPQLSVHPVGGSRALFVVRAVWTGLRRARRPVDLITAQDPFGTGLTGVILSWLLKAPLLVQNHSAFFDNPYWIAERPRRHAIFNRLGKWVIRRAAMNRVVNEAERDKYLALGIPPERVRVIPLADPAPFAAPVPAEQIAAQRATWGLTADHRVVLWVGRMVRLKRLPVLLDAMRLVADAEPKARLVLVGDTAAAEEDIPAEIARRNLGDRVILTGRIPFDRLPAVYRAADVYALTSVYEGVPRVLQEAGAAGLPLVAMESAGARAVVVDGENGYLIPQGDVETFARRVLALLRAPEQARAMGERGRALVLARFDSTRLFEEWMACWRETAGIGR from the coding sequence TTGAACGTGCTCATGATCAGCCTGAGCGATGATGTGCTGGACGGGCTGCAGAGCGAAGTCTACCGGCGTCATGAGCGTTACGGGGAGGTCGCTGGCCACCTGACGATGATTGTCTATACTACCCGTCGTCCAGTGGTCAGCCCGATCTTCTCCCCTCAGCTGTCTGTGCACCCGGTCGGCGGCAGCCGCGCGCTGTTCGTGGTCCGCGCCGTCTGGACAGGGCTGCGGCGCGCCCGCCGCCCGGTTGATCTGATCACCGCCCAGGACCCTTTCGGCACCGGTCTGACCGGGGTGATCCTGAGCTGGCTGCTGAAGGCTCCGCTGCTTGTCCAGAATCACAGCGCCTTCTTCGATAACCCTTACTGGATCGCCGAGCGCCCGCGTCGCCACGCGATCTTCAACCGGCTGGGCAAATGGGTGATCCGCCGGGCAGCGATGAACCGCGTGGTCAACGAGGCCGAACGCGATAAATACCTGGCGCTGGGCATTCCCCCGGAGCGTGTGCGTGTCATCCCGCTGGCGGATCCGGCCCCGTTTGCTGCGCCTGTCCCGGCGGAGCAGATCGCGGCGCAACGCGCGACCTGGGGGCTGACCGCCGATCATCGTGTTGTCCTGTGGGTGGGGCGGATGGTGCGCCTTAAGCGCCTGCCGGTGTTGCTGGATGCCATGCGCCTGGTGGCCGACGCCGAACCGAAGGCGCGCCTGGTGCTGGTCGGTGATACTGCCGCCGCTGAGGAGGACATCCCGGCAGAGATCGCACGGCGAAACCTGGGAGATCGCGTTATCCTGACGGGCCGGATTCCCTTTGACCGGCTCCCGGCTGTCTATCGGGCGGCAGACGTTTACGCGCTCACCAGCGTCTACGAAGGAGTACCTCGCGTGCTGCAGGAGGCCGGGGCAGCAGGTCTGCCGCTTGTGGCTATGGAGTCGGCGGGCGCGCGGGCGGTCGTGGTCGATGGCGAGAACGGCTACCTCATCCCCCAGGGCGACGTGGAAACCTTTGCCCGGCGCGTGCTGGCGCTGCTGCGCGCCCCGGAACAAGCCCGGGCGATGGGTGAGCGCGGGCGTGCCCTGGTGCTGGCGCGGTTTGATTCAACGCGGTTATTTGAGGAGTGGATGGCCTGCTGGCGGGAGACCGCAGGCATCGGCAGGTAG
- a CDS encoding glycosyltransferase family 4 protein has protein sequence MARSLRVLMMTQVLDRHDQVLSFTHDWVAALAARVERLVVMPVRAGDYSLPGNVVVESLGKERGLGRPGRAAAFLRTLERHIREVDVLFAHMIPRYVLTAAPLAALYRKPITLWYTHREASLELRLAVPLTRHIATAHPSSFPIASPKVHALGHGINTAAFQPAPAPPDDPPLIVSLARLSPIKRHETLIRAAAILRDRYGDPPARYAIAGGTLPGQPADYADFLRREVDRLRVGDRVTLWGPIPAEGVRGVFHEASLAFNGSPPGLFDKVVLEGLLCAVPTVVANPAFDDLLGEYSDHLRIPDGSDAEALAARLNALLRLTAEERRAIGLTLSARVAAAHSLDRLMDRLVALMAS, from the coding sequence GTGGCGCGATCGTTGCGGGTTCTGATGATGACCCAGGTGCTTGACCGGCACGACCAGGTGCTGAGCTTCACCCATGACTGGGTGGCAGCGCTGGCGGCGCGGGTGGAGCGACTGGTGGTTATGCCAGTCCGGGCAGGGGATTACAGCCTGCCGGGTAATGTGGTCGTCGAATCGCTGGGCAAGGAGCGCGGCCTGGGCCGACCGGGCCGCGCTGCGGCGTTTCTCCGCACCCTGGAACGTCACATCCGCGAGGTTGATGTGCTCTTTGCCCACATGATTCCGCGCTATGTCCTGACGGCAGCGCCGCTGGCCGCCCTCTACCGGAAGCCGATCACACTGTGGTATACCCACCGCGAGGCCAGCCTGGAACTGCGTCTGGCCGTCCCGTTGACCCGCCATATCGCCACCGCTCACCCCTCCAGCTTTCCCATCGCCAGCCCGAAGGTGCACGCCCTGGGGCACGGGATCAACACCGCTGCCTTTCAGCCAGCGCCCGCCCCGCCGGATGACCCACCGCTGATCGTCAGCCTGGCGCGGCTTTCCCCGATCAAACGCCACGAGACGCTGATCCGCGCCGCGGCTATCTTGCGCGATCGTTATGGCGATCCTCCCGCCCGCTACGCCATTGCTGGTGGGACGCTCCCCGGCCAGCCTGCGGATTACGCCGATTTCCTGCGGCGGGAAGTCGACCGGCTGCGCGTCGGCGACCGGGTGACCCTGTGGGGGCCGATTCCCGCCGAAGGTGTGCGGGGCGTCTTTCATGAGGCCAGCCTGGCCTTTAATGGCAGCCCGCCAGGCCTGTTCGACAAGGTGGTGCTGGAGGGTTTGCTGTGCGCCGTGCCGACGGTGGTCGCCAACCCGGCCTTTGATGACCTGCTCGGCGAGTACAGCGATCACCTGCGCATCCCCGATGGCAGCGACGCCGAAGCGCTGGCTGCCCGTCTGAACGCCCTGCTCAGGCTAACAGCCGAGGAACGACGGGCCATTGGCCTGACCCTGAGCGCGCGCGTCGCCGCTGCCCACAGCCTGGATAGATTGATGGACCGCCTGGTGGCGTTGATGGCCTCCTGA
- a CDS encoding nucleotidyltransferase domain-containing protein: protein MTHRSDAMTTATAFIVVHYPDCRAAFLAGSVVRGDHTPTSDLDIVVVTGHPDAPFRESLYFGGWPVEAFVHTPESLRRYFASDVARRRPSLPMMCVEGAILCDRDGTAAQIRAEAESLLAAGPPPLTPEETDSLRYTLTDLLDDLQGAADSGERYFIAAELAQRAAEFVLITHGQWAGTGKWTLRALRRYNPTLADRLADALRDLYCHRRVDALIAFVDGALAPAGGRLFAGFRQQG from the coding sequence ATGACTCATCGCTCTGACGCCATGACCACAGCCACAGCTTTCATCGTCGTTCACTACCCGGATTGCCGGGCGGCTTTCCTGGCGGGGAGTGTGGTGCGCGGTGATCATACGCCGACCTCCGATCTGGATATTGTGGTCGTGACGGGCCACCCGGACGCCCCCTTCCGGGAATCGCTGTATTTTGGCGGCTGGCCGGTTGAGGCGTTTGTCCATACGCCGGAGTCGTTGCGCCGCTACTTCGCCAGTGATGTAGCGCGGCGGCGGCCTTCCCTGCCGATGATGTGTGTGGAGGGCGCCATTCTCTGTGACCGCGATGGGACAGCCGCACAAATTCGGGCGGAGGCGGAGTCGTTGCTGGCCGCCGGGCCACCCCCTCTGACGCCGGAGGAAACCGATAGTCTGCGCTACACCCTGACCGATTTGCTCGACGATTTACAGGGCGCTGCTGATAGCGGGGAACGGTACTTCATCGCAGCAGAGCTGGCCCAGCGCGCCGCCGAGTTCGTGCTGATCACCCACGGCCAGTGGGCGGGAACCGGCAAGTGGACTCTCCGCGCCCTGCGTCGCTACAACCCCACCCTGGCCGACCGTCTGGCCGACGCCCTGCGCGATCTGTATTGCCATCGGCGGGTTGACGCCCTGATCGCCTTTGTCGATGGCGCGTTGGCTCCTGCAGGCGGGCGGCTCTTTGCCGGTTTCAGGCAGCAAGGGTAA
- a CDS encoding YbhB/YbcL family Raf kinase inhibitor-like protein has product MAFEITSAAFASGATIPSRYTCDGDDLSPPLAWQGAPAGTRAFALICDDPDAPAGTWIHWVIYDIPATETGLAEGIPPQETLPGGARQGVNSWGRVGYNGPCPPRGTHRYFFTLYALNTLLQLGPGARRDDLLRALRGHILAETRLMGTYARR; this is encoded by the coding sequence ATGGCGTTTGAAATCACCAGCGCCGCGTTCGCCAGCGGCGCGACCATCCCATCCCGTTACACCTGCGATGGCGATGACCTCTCTCCCCCGCTGGCCTGGCAGGGCGCGCCGGCGGGCACGCGGGCCTTCGCGCTGATCTGTGATGATCCCGACGCCCCGGCGGGGACGTGGATCCACTGGGTGATCTACGACATTCCGGCTACAGAAACCGGGTTGGCCGAAGGGATACCGCCGCAGGAGACGCTGCCCGGCGGGGCCAGGCAGGGCGTCAATAGCTGGGGCCGTGTGGGCTACAACGGGCCGTGCCCGCCGCGGGGCACGCACCGCTATTTCTTCACCCTGTACGCCCTCAATACACTGCTCCAGCTGGGGCCGGGAGCGCGCCGCGACGACCTGCTGCGGGCATTGCGCGGGCATATCCTGGCGGAAACCCGGCTGATGGGCACCTATGCCCGGCGGTGA
- a CDS encoding radical SAM protein: protein MNIHVVPDTLTRLARLGAITEFEPAGDAPLSERLTLQSRPAPDPELLPCVTHVTTPQGLKPVMKTMITTACEKNCFYCPFRAGRTQMRRETFSPDELAAAFDRLVRAGVVEGIFLSSGIIKGGAAVQDRILDTGEIIRHKYGYRGYIHLKIMPGAEYDQVVRAMQIADRVSINLEAPTPERLHALAPRKDFSDDLLLRLQWAQRIRQSNPERRWASSVTQFVVGAVGDTDLELLSLSARLYRQLGLKRAYYSGFSPVIDTPFENLPPTDPQRERRLYQASFLLRDYGWDVEELPFEGVGNLRLDVDPKRAWADAHLLTAPVEIMRADRETLLRVPGIGPKGVEQLLRARRRGTIRDLATLNRLGVQANRAAPYILLDGHRPPVQLPLF from the coding sequence ATGAACATTCACGTGGTCCCCGATACCCTGACCCGTCTGGCCCGGCTGGGCGCCATCACCGAGTTTGAGCCGGCGGGTGACGCCCCCTTGAGCGAGCGCCTGACGCTGCAAAGTCGCCCCGCGCCCGACCCTGAGTTGCTGCCCTGTGTCACCCATGTGACCACCCCTCAGGGTCTCAAGCCGGTCATGAAGACGATGATCACCACCGCCTGCGAGAAGAACTGCTTCTACTGCCCGTTCCGCGCCGGGCGGACACAGATGCGCCGCGAGACCTTTTCGCCGGATGAGCTGGCCGCCGCCTTCGACAGGCTGGTGCGGGCCGGGGTAGTGGAGGGCATCTTTCTCTCGTCAGGTATCATCAAGGGCGGCGCAGCGGTGCAGGATCGTATCCTCGATACGGGCGAGATCATCCGTCATAAGTACGGCTACCGGGGCTACATCCACCTCAAGATCATGCCCGGCGCGGAATACGACCAGGTCGTTCGCGCCATGCAGATTGCCGATCGCGTGTCGATCAACCTGGAAGCACCTACACCCGAACGGTTGCATGCCCTGGCCCCCCGTAAGGATTTCAGCGATGACCTGCTGCTACGCCTGCAGTGGGCGCAGCGCATCCGCCAATCGAACCCGGAGCGTCGCTGGGCCAGCAGCGTGACCCAGTTCGTGGTCGGCGCGGTGGGCGACACGGACCTGGAGTTGCTGAGTCTGAGCGCCCGCCTGTACCGCCAGCTTGGCCTGAAGCGGGCCTACTACTCTGGCTTTAGCCCGGTGATCGATACGCCTTTCGAGAACCTGCCGCCGACCGATCCCCAGCGCGAACGGCGGCTGTACCAGGCCAGCTTCCTGTTGCGTGATTACGGCTGGGATGTGGAGGAGCTACCCTTTGAAGGGGTGGGTAACCTGCGCCTCGATGTTGATCCCAAGCGCGCCTGGGCCGACGCCCATTTGCTGACCGCGCCAGTGGAGATCATGCGCGCCGACCGGGAGACGCTGCTACGCGTGCCAGGGATCGGGCCGAAAGGCGTGGAGCAACTGCTGCGCGCCCGGCGGCGTGGAACGATCCGCGATCTGGCTACGCTCAACCGGCTCGGTGTGCAGGCCAACCGCGCCGCCCCGTACATCCTCCTCGATGGTCACCGCCCGCCGGTGCAATTGCCGCTGTTCTAG
- a CDS encoding glycosyltransferase — MSQRSVCYLGAFDPAATRNRVIRAGLEARGWKVSIAPLPTGLNLRQSLPVLWRTMRREARECDALIVAEYNQLLAPLAVALGRLLGKPVLVDYIVGLYESRVVDSNVRERRWRSRAYRALDAWNLATAAGVFTDTNCHKTAFLEQIGAPARRLAVVPVGVGPEWLSAVPPVEKGPDEPLLVQFYGNFNPFHGTEVILRALSWLNTDERFRFEMIGRGPRHAAAIERAHLLGIQRLDFIEPPALSDLIPMVARADICLGVFARRTKTDYVVPHRILECLALEKPLITAESAAIREYFAPGEDLITVPPSNPGDLARMIRRLAEDPALRERLAVTGARTVRRHYTPEQAVAPLVALLERVT, encoded by the coding sequence ATGAGCCAGCGATCCGTCTGCTATCTTGGCGCTTTTGATCCTGCTGCCACCCGCAACCGCGTTATCCGCGCCGGGCTGGAAGCGCGCGGCTGGAAGGTCTCGATAGCCCCGCTGCCCACCGGCCTCAACCTGCGCCAGTCCCTGCCGGTTCTATGGCGAACCATGCGGCGGGAAGCCCGCGAATGCGACGCCTTGATCGTGGCTGAATATAACCAGTTACTCGCCCCGCTGGCCGTGGCGTTAGGGCGGCTACTGGGCAAGCCCGTGCTGGTCGATTACATCGTCGGGCTGTATGAATCGCGTGTGGTGGATAGCAACGTCCGGGAGCGTCGCTGGCGCAGCCGCGCCTACCGGGCGCTGGACGCCTGGAACCTGGCAACGGCGGCAGGCGTCTTCACGGATACCAACTGCCACAAAACGGCCTTCCTGGAGCAGATCGGCGCACCGGCGCGGCGGCTGGCCGTCGTCCCGGTAGGAGTTGGCCCGGAATGGTTGTCTGCCGTCCCGCCTGTCGAAAAAGGGCCGGACGAGCCGCTGCTGGTGCAGTTCTACGGCAACTTCAACCCCTTTCATGGCACAGAGGTGATCCTGCGGGCGCTGAGCTGGCTCAACACGGATGAGCGCTTTCGCTTTGAGATGATCGGGCGCGGGCCACGCCACGCCGCCGCCATCGAGCGCGCTCACCTGCTGGGTATCCAGCGGCTGGACTTCATTGAGCCACCGGCTCTATCCGACCTGATCCCGATGGTGGCGCGGGCCGATATCTGCCTGGGTGTCTTTGCCCGGCGCACCAAGACGGATTATGTGGTACCACACCGCATTCTGGAATGCCTGGCGCTGGAGAAGCCGTTGATCACCGCTGAGTCGGCAGCCATCCGCGAATACTTCGCCCCGGGGGAAGACCTGATCACCGTCCCGCCGAGCAATCCCGGCGACCTGGCCCGCATGATCCGCCGCCTGGCGGAAGACCCTGCCCTGCGTGAGCGCCTGGCCGTGACCGGCGCCAGAACAGTGCGCCGCCATTACACGCCGGAACAGGCCGTTGCGCCGTTGGTCGCCCTGTTGGAACGGGTGACGTAA